The DNA sequence caaattttttcctccaaccgttttcgagatatcaaattttgaaaaatgtagagatttttttttcgaatgcCTACAACTTCACAaaaagtggtttaaataaagttttcgtAGAGACTAAATATGCTTGTTTTTAGACatcttttcagtaaaaaataaaaaaaaaaattttggaaccacgctactattgaaattttaaattttaagtataaattgtcgatttacaaaaaaccgatcgattttcctcataatttttcacagcaaactgtcacctactctacaactttttcagcgatgctcataatgggataacgatgggatctattttttttcgattttttaaattccacattccggttttttttaaagaaaaatgtgtaaaaaaaatgtcatgctcaggatttactatcaataattatctgacacacaattatcatcaaaattttcaacttttattcccacagaaaaattattaaacgtgtAAGGAAATAGatgtgaattaataataatttttctgtgggaataaaagtttttcctatgttatttaaatggaaaatagaaaaatgtgATTCGCGATccctaaatatcaatattaagagctcatattttcacagaaactttattttgacATCCTCTGACAGAATTCCTCCGccattcgaaaaataaacatcAGTCGATTTTTTGgacacaccctaatatatacacTAATATACACTGAACTAATATGATAGTTCAACTTTGAAATTtcgtaattaatgtaaaaatcagTTTCTGAAAAAAAGCCAATGAATATTCTCAAAAGAAATTgaatgatctacaaaaaaaatcaaatttaccaATTGTAAAATCATATCAATTTTCAAGGCATGTTTATAAGAAAACGGCTTatctgacaaaaaattttaatcagaccttttttgtagagcattcaatttcctacaagaaatGTATTCAAGTCTATTTCATTTATCTCGATTGTTTGAGAGTTATACGATAAAAActcactcataaaaaaaaaatcaaaaattgcgATGATATCccttttaatatcaatattaagggctccAATTTTcacaactaatttttttttctcatcccaaataatatttgcacagtatcgttgaaaaaaaatagtcgattttttggcccagtctaatttatatgtatataaatgtatgtgtgTACACATAATTTGGCAAGAGGAGAAAGTCGAATTAGCTATTTCAACATTGAGCGAATAAAAACAGATTCCATCaactcaattattaaaattattatcatatgtAGGAAAAAAGTATGTAATGAATCTGAAGGTCACTccgaaatatatttaagtatctCCAAATACTTTCTCTATTCTTCACTGGATACACAAGCCATCTAAGTATGTGATGATGTTATTGATTCGAATAGCTGGTTTATTAGCTGTTTGACTTAACAGCttacatgaaaaaataaatgcgtagatagtttttgaaaaataatttttgaaccaacaaaaaaaacacaaaatacATATTgctaaatcaattaattctgAACTCTTCTGCTGgttaaaaaatactgattatattaatttatgtgtACCTAAAATGTTTACATATATGAACATAGAAGTGGTTACTCGCACGTTCACTGGGCATAAGTTTATCGAgcatcaaacattttttttaaactataagtCTATAACTTAAAATTCTAGTAAATCTGTTTGTACGAGACCCGGAATAAATTTCTTGCACAAGTATTGAACAATTATTTCTACGGATTTTTACTTCCGTAAGTTGCGCCAGAGTATcgcaataacttttgaacttcCCTCTTTACatggagaaattatttttgttttaaatgatatggtgtcatagtaaagccGGACCATATTAGccacacggagaaaaatgcaTGAAATACAAATAGTGAAATCTGAACtgtgaaaattttccattaatttttattttttatgggcATCACTTTTTACTATGGCGTATATTACTAGTGAATCTTATTTACTCACTACTATATTTTACAATGAcacattataattttgatgatGAGTGAGATTAGTTACagtatatgaaaaaaaaataaaaggtaccatagtaaaataaatgaaggcgccaatttaaaaattgacatgcGCActgtagcaaattaaattggggtgacaatttaaaaaataaaaagtctcactgtaaaaaaaaatttacagctAAAGAAAAAGACCTAGTACGACAGACCGGTACAGACGtagtactcgatcactcaATGTATTTCAATATCTCTActtattagggtgtttcaaaaagaacaaatttctttttttttatggtatccaaaaattgaaagtataactaaaaataaaaatttttgtaccgATCCGGGCTCTTAGTGATATTAAagtttgcctcaatccatttttctattttccatttaaataactagggaaaaattttttttttttagaattttctagctcacaaacCAATCAACGGATTTTTAAGCCCATTAAATGTCTCTGTAGGAAactgaacgctctacaaaaaaagtctcttatcattttttgatacatcccactgttcaaaagttatttaagcttcaagtcaaatttttagtaaattttgagatttttgtACTTTTCTGACGAATgtatcagtcttatcaaaaaatgtcttgagaaaatttttctagataatttcatttcttacaaattatcgcaaataaagtttttcgaaattcaagctcttaaaaaaatacacagaaaaaaaggattataCTTTTCTTTTCTACGACTTATTTAAACCTTTGGAGGGctgaatgttattttttcaacctTCGGTAAAGaaggaattttaatttttttgacgagTAGAGTTGGCATAAAGCAGAGAAATTCGGAGTAAGGTTGTCATACTGCCGAGAAAAAGGCGAATAGccaccctgatagccaagttggcgagaaactgacgagaaacttgcagccgcaactggaaccaagttgatcgccaacagttggtacctccaatagttgatggacattttctgagaaagttggtggcaaaagttgtaaatccaaaaagttgacgatcactttctgagaaagttggtggcaaaagttgcttgcaaaagttggtgatcataagttgacggtaagtttactttcaatttcctcagaaacttgcattccagttgcggctccatactgccgccaactttctgagaaagttggcggtaacttgtagccaaaagttgcaaaagctgaagttgtcgataacttgtcgtcaagttggtcggaaactaatgaatgaccaactttttctcgatcaactcgtgttatcagggcaCATTGACTGCAAATTGTCGTTGACTTGAAAATTCATGTAGCCCGGGAACTATGGCTAACATTGGAAAGTAAAAGGTAAAGACCATAGCCATGTTCGGATATTGTACTGCGAGCACTGTTCAGTGCTCTTAATGCATGTCGGAGGTCACACCCTACAACGGTCACAGTGTATATCGGAACATAGCCCATGATTCACGCCCAACTGTTTGTTAATAgataccctgattaaaaaatctaatttgaaagggttaaaaaaatcgaaattatatcatattttatcatatcATAACATTATACTTTGAtatcattcaaaataatttaaaattctcaacttcaaattattttaaatcataaaattatgaaccAGAAATTGCGATACtattttttgatttgaaatgattcgagaattcaaatcattttaaatattcaaattagatttcttaaTAAGGATTTCAGGATTCGGACAAGGTTAGGTAACAAAATTAAACCATTAGTTATTTGGACGTTTTGTCAATTATATCTTGTCTTCATCAGCgaaactttaaataaacaattatataattaagaacaaaatattacattCTGTCAATTTTTACTGCATGTTGcagtcaaaaattaataaatcttaagTTGACGTATATTTGCCGTCAAATTGAAGGGGAGAATTTGctcaagaatttaaaattccctGATCCGAAAACTCCTATAGAATTCCCGAATTGGTCAAAAACCACATAGAAAccaccctgcttaaaaaattcgatGGATTCTTATAGTTGTCTGtttaaggccctatacttaaatATTGCACTTCttatagaactcattcattcttatgaAATCTCTATAGGAATGCATGacaatctattggattctatgggATTTTCTAAACAAGGCAATACAATTCTATTAGATTCTATGTGGTTCTTGACccgtttgaaatttttggatAGGGACAACCttgattaaacaactgaattcaaaattttaattctgttacATTCTGTCGAATTCTGCAAAAcagaattcaactgaattgaaaatttgaatttgaattaaacagaataaaaccgatttaaaaatttcaaattcagtTTAGTTCGAattcagaaccagaaattggaaaattattttcgaatcaatcagaattaaaccgaatcaaattatttaaattcgttttaatttggACAAATTCTAGTTTTCTTGCCGAATTAgactgaatttatttttaagttaagtactgaattaacagaatttatctgaattaaaaatttaattctgtttaattcgatGGAATTCAGTTATTTAATCAGGGAACTCACCTGAAGCAAATGAAGACTAAAGGTACCTCTACTCTTCACTAAAACCTGCGACCGGTATTTTTCTGTCTAATACCGGTTGTAGATTTGGACAAGTTGAATTTTCAAGTTGACAACAATTTGCAGTCAAAGTGGCTATTCAGGACTATACGCGCACACGTGCTTGATCGAAAACTTTGATATGTAAATGAGAAAATTACTCTGCATAATAAGatcgcaaaataataattttcatgttAAAAAGAGATAAATCTTATCTTTTTCTGACACAGCCATTTTTATGAACGAGGTTCTGGCGAGTGGCAAAAAAAGCACTACCAAATATAATCATGTGACTAAAAATACCCAAtgaatctacaaaaataattttaatctttaattaatgaaataaatattatcagcGTTTCTCTAAAttagacaacttttttttaccaagcaataataaaaaatgtttataatttttattaaaaaattacaacagtCGGTAACAACAGTGAGCCAACTCCGCAAGAAAACTTATTTACTGTCTCGGGTAtatcacaataatttattcaacagTGATAGAATTTGGTtatgttaaatataataagtaaAGTTGATTTCAACtactaaaacttttatttttaataatctttaataaagTTCACATGGAGCTTTTtgatcaattataaaattttacattgatattaaaatccTTATTATACATTcgtatttttaactaaaatattatggTATTATGATGCGTAATTACGTCCAACTTGTACTTTTATGTGTGGTTTCGGAAGCTGTCACGAATTTACAAGGtaagttaatattattaaatagtaatgattaGTATGTAGGAAAGTACCTACACAGTCTTATAAAGAATATGTATATTCTTATATGGGAATGAAACATTTAGCATCtctcatttgttttttttttttccttttgctGATTGCTGGTTCCCCAGCTGGCCTAAGGGAGCGCTTTCGTACAGCCAATGATGGCTTGCAGGCAAGATTCTATCACATTCTGACCAATGTATAATTCGCCTAAATACGTTTCCATGAAGCAACAAAATGACAAAGTCATAAATAGTCAAAGTGACAAAATGCAAATGTTTCTATGcgttgaaatgaaaaaaattctgaaatcattcctttttaagaaaaatggtttcgaataattcaaaacaatttgaaatgatttaaaatagtttgagtcaactaatatataaatttacacttAACATGgagcaaatcatttttcttaatcagggataCGAAGCAGAAGTCACAtttcgttaaaattataaaatgccaaaaaaaaaaaaaaagacagatAACTTCAGTCGATAAATTCGaattctataataaaattactattatcatAACAGTAACCagataatagataaaaaaatcggcggtaaattttaaaacaagataattgtatatcataataatgaataatagtTTTTGGCGCGATTTGTTCTTCTATTTAAACTGCATGTTTTGCATTTCTATTCTTCCTAGttctgaaattaatttcttaccaGGGGCACTacaatataaacaataatataattgaatataacataaataagaaaacaatcatttatttgatgCCTCTAATTTTCTTAAGTTCAATTTTATCCAAATAAATACAATCAACCTTATCTTTTAAGTGTGAAATTCGGCACAGTGAGTAACAGATcagacttaaaatttaaaggtcTCGGGATCAAGCCTACAAGCCggcggaattttttttttccgtaataaaatttgtagatAAATCATGGAACCatggtgaatacaccgtgggACTATGATAGGTACACCGTCTAATCACGATGTTTACATGGTAGGAACACGGTGGGAACACCGTGTAATCTCGGTGGGCACATCAAGATTCTATCGTGATTCAAAAGCGCCAGGGTTGTTTATCAAAATGctctttttcattataattgcGCATGTTTCATTACATATTCTATTTGTTAAAAGATGAAGAAGTAAATGGAACGATAGTCACTTTACCAATGGATTCAAGAGCCAAGATAGAGATACAACCACAATTTACGATAGGAATGGGGcacaaattcattttaaaacgAGACAATGAGTCGCTAAATTTAACTTGTACTGTGGTGAAACCtgatggagaaaaaaatgatttgttatatgattatattgtTGATTGGAAAACGCCATTTCATGAAAATCATACTCTGTAAGTTTGtcaacaaatttaataaaaacttattgttatttttaagaaattattcttattaaaaatatacgattttttttcggcTTAGCAAAGTTGAAAGAGGACAAAGACAAAATATAGCTTGGCTTTGGttcgaaaaattatctgaaaaacATGATGGCAGTTACACGTGCATAGCTATTACTTTCAAACATTTTGGTCAACCACATCTTTCTGTTAATATTCATCTGtctgttaaaaaaagtaagtatGTAAATATGTGATGATTACATTGCTTTAATCCTGttctaatattaattaaacttataaGCACACCACCATATTTAATGGTAAGCTTGATTGGACTTTACTGTACGCTACCGTAAAATACGGCAATTATACCGTAAAATGCGGTAATTACAGCTCTTCAACGGTACGCTATTGTATTTACGGTACACTACTTCACTACCGTAATCTACAAAGATTCAGGTCCGTTGGGGTCGCAAAATAAGTTGATGACGGAAACAACAATTTCATACTTTATATTTCAGAACCAACGTTCTGCGGGTCACAATGGTTTAGATGTTACTCTAATAATTGTATTATGGAGAGATACCTTTGTGATGGTAAAGCCGACTGTGAAGAAGGAGAAGATGAGAGCCAAGCGGCTGGATGTGGACTTGATCCTTGTTATGGTAAAATACTTTGTGAAGGTCGCTGTGTACCACCGGAATGGTGTTGTAATCGCCGTAGCTGTAGTACAAATTTCGGATTACGGGCATGGCCAACAGAATCTCATGAAATAAGTTACATACAAACAGCATTTTACGTTGTGATTGGTaagtaatcatttttatagtatgtacacatcttaaaatttttttaagaatattaatttCCATGGCGTTACAAAGCGTTTGTCATTTTAAAGCatgaaatgatttttaatttataaattttgattaaacaCCTCACGGTACCCAGAAAAAATCATCAGACCTGAGCATGCGTGATCATGCTTAATCAGGCATGATTATGCGTTCTCATGCATCCCTGATTAAACCGAACGATTTGAgacgattaaaactgttttgatcgttttaaatcgtcacGAACCGTCAATTCATGTTTAAAGAGAATTAAAAacgatcaaatttttaattattttaaatcgtttttaatcttcatgCAGGACCAGAAATTGCTATACATTATTTcacgattaaagacgattcataacgattaaaaatttcaaatcatttaaaaattcatctaaACTGACTTAactggttaaaaaaattaaccaggTTAATTAGCTGGCTAGCTCGTCAGCTTAGCTAATTTAACTGGTTAACTTAATTAGCTTGGCTAATTAGCCAAAGGCTTAACCggttaaatgtttaatttttttttatccattcgTGGAAAATATAGAGTAGGGgtaccatttgtggccactgctccattttCGAACATTTAatcctttattttaattaattaaaaagtgtaaaataaaatttccattttaatagtGGGATGAAAGTATCtctaagaaattaaaaaaattaattatggtattgtgtattttacaaaatatttgatttaaatttttcaagtgtcaAAAACTGGTCCtaaagtggccaaaaacgaTACCTCTACCCTATAGAAatgatcatatttatttaattttagactGAAAAagctataataaaaaatttacactattatttaaattgcgcGCTCTACTTTCACCTACCACAATagcgacataaaaaaaagtcgtacGTGTTACAAGGAGAgaaagaataataatgattactATGCTACTATTCTTTCCTTGCCCGTTATAATCATtagggtggtcgttaaaaataaaattttctcagacgtcccaaaaaaacttctttttaatgaaaaagtacgtggtaaatttttcattttaagtaaaaagaagtGCCTCAGGACGatcaaagtttatttttcgatacaatcgcggtttttttttcaagtatctcgtaaaatatgcagattaaaggaaaaagtCATAGgcacaattttgtaggaaattacattcttgacaaaaaaggtcatattcattttttttttataaaatatgtatttatgaagatattttgaaaaactttttgagATCTTATCAATTGAGCATTTTAAGGATtacgaatgttaaaaataacgttttttcttaaatatagacAACTTCGTAACTCGTAacatatcaatcattaatgCTTGTTGTAGTTTctatatacttaaaaaaatgttattttcaaaatttgtaatccCTAAAACGCTCAATTCACAAgatctaaaaaaagttttttttaaatattttcataaatacacatgttataaaaaaaatgaatatgaccttttttgtcaagaattcaatttcctacaaaattgtttctGTGATTTTTCCCTTAATCTGCacatttcatgagatattaaaaaaaaatcacgattgtatcgaaaaatgaatttcgaTCGTCCTGaggcacgtgttctttttacttaaaaagaaaGTACCAAACCCTCCTTGTATTTTCtcactaaaaagaagctttttttGGGAcgtctgagaaaatttaatttttaacgtcTACCCtaatgatcatgcatgattaaaCATGGATTTGCATGCTTCATGCAAAGTCATGCCTAGATCATCTACGACCATGACTGAATCATGCACGATCAAATTTAACTAAtaattgagtaataaaaaatatttatatcaacttGATTACAGGCTGCGCAATGGCGTTCATGTTCATAGTTACAATATTAGCAATAGCTGTTTGTCGTGTACAATTCAAACGTGCAATGATCACAACACGACACAGTCAACAAAATCGTGATATGTATCATCAAACAAGATGTTctttatcagaaaatatacGATATTCTGATATTAATGCTACAAATATGACGACAGATGATCTTCAACGAGGTAATATACTGTGCATACTCTCGATATCTACAATACTTTGATCACATACTAATTTATAACTTGTTTAGAGCGAAATATTATGCGTAATATAAATGGCGAAAGATTATTCGTGGATCGACCCATGGGACCTCCGTCATATTCAGAAGTAATAGCTTTGCCACCACAAGAAGAGCCTCCACCACTTTATGTATCATGCGAGAATCTTAACGAAAATTTAGCTTCAAGAGCATATAATCTTCGTAATATTTGTCAATTGACCACTCTTCCAGCAATCATCAATAATCGCAATTCATACCGTAGTGACACAACAGATGCGCCTAGTTCAGGACAAGTTCCGCTATGCATGCCAGTATCTTTATCATCAACAGGTACACAGAGTCataatgatttaaatgatgatattgctgaaaaaattaaagatctTGAGCCAGAGTATGCAGACACAGATGCACTTTTAACGGAAAACAATGAAATGTCGAATTCCAAAGAAACAGTATGGAATGCTTCTAATCGACACGAGAAATTCAAAACTAAATggcttgtaaaaaattttagtgatgCGATGAGTGATAACGTTTGGTTAAATCACGAAACTAATCAAACTAATCAGCGTTCTTCATTGGAAGTCAAGAGCTTTTCTTTAGGAGATTTTAGAAATGAGGGATTGATTTCGAAATCTGATCAACAAAAATTGCATTCTAATTCTTTGATTACTTCTTCCCAAAAGCTTGATGCTTGTTCGTTACTTTCACCTGATTCAAGTTGTCAAATAGCGGGTCCAAGTTCTTTACAAATTGAAAATGATGTAAATCTTGATTGTCCTGTAATTGTTGTTAATGattcgaataataataaaacaacaacTGAATAATTAAGTTTGAAATAGACAAATACGTGTTTCTCTCCAGTTtcctaaaatattaatatttattagttacttTTAATCAAAAGTCAAGGATGCAGTTGATCTCCACTTTtgaatcttttatttaatttatacacaAGAcctttaaaaacattaaacttaacaacaataaaaattttataaatataatacatgtatatataaggaCTTATATTAATCAGGTATGATCAGATTCAATTATATGTATAAGCCAATGTCtgagtatatataattatatatgtccatgtataattatatatactccatatatgattattaGGCAAAATCATATATTCCCGGACAATGAATACGATGTAGTATTAAGCATAATTTGCTGCAACAGCTGCTTGTTCCATATGAATCaagtaattataatcattaatgTTTGTGAtaacacggagaaaaaaatatagtaaaaattacaatactatagtaacatttactaacagatatgaaaaaatacattccgTATTGTGATTATTACAAaatgtttagtaaaatttactagttagtaataattacataatatgatattaataattactatccgtaatgtattttttactaagtcgattatattttttactatttgtatagtaaatCTTACTATAAGTACtagtaataaatacaaatttaagaaagtta is a window from the Microplitis demolitor isolate Queensland-Clemson2020A chromosome 4, iyMicDemo2.1a, whole genome shotgun sequence genome containing:
- the LOC103572869 gene encoding uncharacterized protein LOC103572869, with amino-acid sequence MMRNYVQLVLLCVVSEAVTNLQDEEVNGTIVTLPMDSRAKIEIQPQFTIGMGHKFILKRDNESLNLTCTVVKPDGEKNDLLYDYIVDWKTPFHENHTLKVERGQRQNIAWLWFEKLSEKHDGSYTCIAITFKHFGQPHLSVNIHLSVKKKPTFCGSQWFRCYSNNCIMERYLCDGKADCEEGEDESQAAGCGLDPCYGKILCEGRCVPPEWCCNRRSCSTNFGLRAWPTESHEISYIQTAFYVVIGCAMAFMFIVTILAIAVCRVQFKRAMITTRHSQQNRDMYHQTRCSLSENIRYSDINATNMTTDDLQRERNIMRNINGERLFVDRPMGPPSYSEVIALPPQEEPPPLYVSCENLNENLASRAYNLRNICQLTTLPAIINNRNSYRSDTTDAPSSGQVPLCMPVSLSSTGTQSHNDLNDDIAEKIKDLEPEYADTDALLTENNEMSNSKETVWNASNRHEKFKTKWLVKNFSDAMSDNVWLNHETNQTNQRSSLEVKSFSLGDFRNEGLISKSDQQKLHSNSLITSSQKLDACSLLSPDSSCQIAGPSSLQIENDVNLDCPVIVVNDSNNNKTTTE